The Minwuia thermotolerans genomic interval AGCATCTCGCGCATGCCGGGGCCGCCCTTCGGCCCCTCGTAGCGGATGACGAGGACGTCGCCTTCCTTGTACTCACGGCGCTCGACGGCGGCGAAGCAGTCCTCCTCGCAGTCGAAGACCCGCGCCGGGCCCGAGTGCTGCATGCGGCCCAGGCCCGCCACCTTCACGATGGCGCCGTCGGGGGCGAGATTGCCCTTCAGCCCCACCACGCCGCCGGTCGGCGTCAGCGGGTTGGCGACGTGGTAGATGACGTCCTGGTCCTCGGGGAAGACCACGTCCTTGACGTTCTCCGCCAGGGTCTTGCCGGTGACGGTGATGCAGTCGCCCTTCAGATAGCCGGCGTCCAGCAGTTCCTTGATCACGACCGAGATGCCGTTGATCTCGTACATGTCCTTGGCGACGTACTTCCCGCCGGGCTTGAGGTCGGCGATGTAGGGCGTGTGCTTGAAGATCTGGCAGACGTCGTCGAGGGTGAACTCGATCCCGCATTCGTGCGCCAGCGCCGGCAGGTGCAGCCCGGCGTTGGTCGAGCCGCCGGTGGCGGCGACGACGGTCGCGGCGTTGTGCAGGCTGTCGAGGGTGATGATGTCGCGCGGGCGGATATTCTGCGCCATCAGGTTCATCACCGCGCGGCCCGAGGCGGTGGCGAAGGTGTCGCGGTTCTCGTAGGGCGCCGGCGCGCCGGCGGAGCCGGGCAGCGCCAGGCCGATGGCTTCCGAGATCATCGCCATGGTGTTGGCGGTGAACTGCCCGCCGCAGGAGCCGGCCGAGGGGCAGGCGACGCATTCCAGGCCGTGCAGGCGCTCCTCGGTCCAGTTGCCGGCGGCGACCTGGCCCACGCCCTCGAAGACGTCGACCACGGTGACGTCGCGGCCCTCGAACTTGCCGGGCAGGATCGAGCCGCCATACATGAAGACCGACGGGATGTTCAGCCGCGCCATGGCCAGCATCAGGCCGGGCAGGGACTTGTCGCAGCCGGCCAGGCCGACGAGGGCGTCATAGCAATGGCCGCGGACCGTGAGCTCGGTCGAGTCGGCGATGATGTCGCGGCTGACCAGCGAGGCCTTCATGCCCTGGTGGCCCATGGCGATGCCGTCGGTGACGGTGATGGTGGTGAACTCGCGCGGGGTGCCGCCGGCTTCCTCGACGCCGCGCTTGGCCCACTTGGCCTGGCGCGAGAGCGAGATGTTGCAGGGCGCGGCCTCGTTCCAGGTGGTGACCACGCCGACCAGCGGACGGTGGATCTCCTCGTCCGTCATGCCCATGGCGTAGTAATAGGAACGGTGGGGCGCGCGCTGGTAGCCCTCGGTGACGTGGCGGCTGGGCAGTTTCGCCTTGTCGAAAGTCTTGGTGTCCATTGTGGTGCCTCCCCGGATCGTGCCTTGGCGTCGTGTCTGGTCTATCTGTTAGACCAAATCGGCGCGGGACGGAATGGAGGATGGCGATGACGGAACATGCGCGGGCAACGGCCGACGCCTGTTACATGATCGATACGGGCGCGCAGCGCTTCCGGGCCCATGACACGGCGGACTTCTGGCCGAAGATGATGGCCGGAGAGATCGAGGGAGAGGCGCTGGTCAGCTTCTTCCGCATGGAAAGCGATTTCCCGCACTGGGAGATGCACCCGGAGGGCGACGAGCTGTTCGTGCTGCATTCGGGCGAGATCAAGGTGGTTCTCGAGCAGGACGGCGCCGAAACCGTCTTCCGTCTGAAGGCGCGCCAGACCTGCGTTATCCCGCGCGGCGCCTGGCACTTCGCCTACTGCGTCGCGCCCGGCGACCTGACCGTCATCACCTTCGGCGAGGGCACGCAGCACCGCGCGGTGGACGGCGCGCCGGGGACCGCTGCGTGACCATGCGCCGGGCCGCTTGTCTATCGCGGCCGATCGGACCATTTTGAACCCATGCCGAACCCGGAACGCCCCAACAGTTCAGAGAGCCTGCCGGAACGCATTCCGGTGTTCCCGCTGGCCGGGGCGATCCTGCTGCCGGGCGGGCGGCTGCCGCTGAACATCTTCGAGCCGCGCTACCTCGCCATGACCCGCGACGCAATGTCGGGTGCGCGCATGATCGGGATGATCCAGCCCAAGGACGACGAGCGCGGCGACGGCCGCACGCCCGACATCTATTCCGTCGGCTGTCTGGGCCGGGTCGTGGAGTTCTCGGAAACCGGCGACGGCCGCTACCTGATCGCGCTGGCCGGCGTCTGCCGCTTCCGGGTGACCGAGGAGCTGGAATGCGATACCGCCTACCGCCAGGTGCTGGCCGGCTATGAGGACTTCAGGGACGACTTCGCCGACGGCGACGGACCGCAGGGGGTCGACCGCGAGCAGCTCCACGAGGCGCTGAAGGCGTTTCTCGACCTGCGCGGGCTGAAGGCGGACTGGGACGCCGCCCGGCGCGCCTCCGACACGGTGCTGGTGAACTCGCTGTCGATGATGCTGCCCTTCGGGCCGCCGGAAAAGCAGGCGCTGCTGGAGGCCGGTTCGGTTGCGGCCCGCGCCGAGGTGATGACGGCGCTGATGCGCATGGCCCTGATCGAAGGTGATGACGGCGGCTCGGCCGTGCAGTAGCCTGCCGGCATCAATTCCCGGGCCGGAGCCCGCACACGAAATCGTCCCCATGCGAATACCGAAGCTCCTGACCACGCTGCGCACCTATTCGTGGCGCCTGTTCCGCGCGGACCTGTTCGCCGGTCTGACGGTGGCCATGGTCGCTATCCCGCTCAGCATCGCCATCGCCATCGCTTCCGGCGCGACGCCAGCCGCCGGGCTGACCACGGCGATCGTGGCCGGGTTCGCGATTTCGCTGCTCGGTGGCAGCCGCGTCCAGATCGGCGGACCCACCGGCGCCTTCATCGTCGTCGTCTACGGCGTGATCGCCGAGCATGGCTTCGACGGTCTCGTGCTGGCGACCGCCATGGCGGGACTGATTCTGGTGATCGCGGGCGTCTTCCGGGCGGGAAGGCTGGTCGCGTTCATCCCCGAGGCCGTGATCAACGGTTTCACGATCGGCATCGCGATCATCATCGCCACCAGCCAGATCAACGATTTCCTGGGGCTCGGGATCGAGGACCTGCCGGCGGATTTCATCGAGAAGGCGCCGGTCCTCTGGCGTCACTTGGGACAGACCAGCATTCACGCCGTCGTCCTGGCGGTGGCCACGATGGCCGGGATCGTTCTGCTGCGCCGCCTGGCGCCCCGGTTCCCCGGGCTGATCGTCGCGGTCGGTCTCGGATCCTGCGCGGTCGCCCTGGCCGGTCTGCCGGTCGATACGGTCGTCTCCCGCTATGGCGAACTGCCCGCCGGGCTGCCCTGGCCTGCGCTGCCCGAAATATCCGCCGCCCGGATTGTCGAACTGTTCCCCTCGGCGGTCGTGATCGCCTTTCTGGCCGCCATCGAATCCCTGTTGTCGGCGATGGTTGCCGACCGGATGATCGACGGTCAGTATCGGCCGAACGCCGAGATCATTGCGCAAGGCGTGGCGAATCTCGGCAGCGCGGCGTTCGCGGGCCTTCCCGCGACGGGCGCGATCGCGCGGACGGCGACCAATGTGCGGGCCGGGGGGCGGACGCCTGTGGCCGGCATTGTCCATGCGGCGGCGATCCTGGCGGCGGTGCTTCTGATCGCCGACATCGCGGGATATCTGGCGATGCCCTGTCTCGCCGCGCTGCTGGTTCTCACGGCGTGGAACATGAGCGAACCGCACCGCTGGCGCGGCTATGCCGCCGCGCCGGTTTCGGACCGTGTGCTGCTTCTTTTGACGATGACGCTCACGGTCCTGGTCGACCTGACGGTCGCGATCGGCGTCGGCGTCGCCGTCGGGCTTGCTATTCGGCTCAGGCGGCGCGACATACCGGAGGCGAAGTGGACGCCGCCACGGCGTTAGAAGCGGGGGCGAAGGACCATAGGGATGATGCAGGAAATCGACCGCAAGCTGCTGGAGATCCTCGTGTGTCCCCTGACCAGGGGCACGCTGGAGTACGATCGGGAGGCGCAGGAGCTGATCAGCCGCCAGGCAGGGCTCGCCTATCCCATCCGGGACGGCATACCGATCATGCTGGTCGACGAGGCCCGCAAGCTGGACGAGGACGCCCCGGCCCGATGAGCCTCGACGTCTATGAGGAGGCGGGCCGGCCGCAGCCGACCGAGATCCGACTGAACAGCGCCGAGCGCACGCTCGAGGTTGATTTCGAGAACGGGCGCAGCTTCGCCTTCACCCAT includes:
- a CDS encoding Trm112 family protein; protein product: MQEIDRKLLEILVCPLTRGTLEYDREAQELISRQAGLAYPIRDGIPIMLVDEARKLDEDAPAR
- the ilvD gene encoding dihydroxy-acid dehydratase, with protein sequence MDTKTFDKAKLPSRHVTEGYQRAPHRSYYYAMGMTDEEIHRPLVGVVTTWNEAAPCNISLSRQAKWAKRGVEEAGGTPREFTTITVTDGIAMGHQGMKASLVSRDIIADSTELTVRGHCYDALVGLAGCDKSLPGLMLAMARLNIPSVFMYGGSILPGKFEGRDVTVVDVFEGVGQVAAGNWTEERLHGLECVACPSAGSCGGQFTANTMAMISEAIGLALPGSAGAPAPYENRDTFATASGRAVMNLMAQNIRPRDIITLDSLHNAATVVAATGGSTNAGLHLPALAHECGIEFTLDDVCQIFKHTPYIADLKPGGKYVAKDMYEINGISVVIKELLDAGYLKGDCITVTGKTLAENVKDVVFPEDQDVIYHVANPLTPTGGVVGLKGNLAPDGAIVKVAGLGRMQHSGPARVFDCEEDCFAAVERREYKEGDVLVIRYEGPKGGPGMREMLATTAALYGQGISDKIALITDGRFSGGTRGFCIGHVGPEAAVGGPIGLLQDGDMIHIDADAGTLHVDLTDAELEARRKEWTPRETDYQSGAIWKYAQTVGPAHLGAVTHPGGKAETHCYADI
- a CDS encoding LON peptidase substrate-binding domain-containing protein, with protein sequence MPNPERPNSSESLPERIPVFPLAGAILLPGGRLPLNIFEPRYLAMTRDAMSGARMIGMIQPKDDERGDGRTPDIYSVGCLGRVVEFSETGDGRYLIALAGVCRFRVTEELECDTAYRQVLAGYEDFRDDFADGDGPQGVDREQLHEALKAFLDLRGLKADWDAARRASDTVLVNSLSMMLPFGPPEKQALLEAGSVAARAEVMTALMRMALIEGDDGGSAVQ
- a CDS encoding SulP family inorganic anion transporter, whose translation is MRIPKLLTTLRTYSWRLFRADLFAGLTVAMVAIPLSIAIAIASGATPAAGLTTAIVAGFAISLLGGSRVQIGGPTGAFIVVVYGVIAEHGFDGLVLATAMAGLILVIAGVFRAGRLVAFIPEAVINGFTIGIAIIIATSQINDFLGLGIEDLPADFIEKAPVLWRHLGQTSIHAVVLAVATMAGIVLLRRLAPRFPGLIVAVGLGSCAVALAGLPVDTVVSRYGELPAGLPWPALPEISAARIVELFPSAVVIAFLAAIESLLSAMVADRMIDGQYRPNAEIIAQGVANLGSAAFAGLPATGAIARTATNVRAGGRTPVAGIVHAAAILAAVLLIADIAGYLAMPCLAALLVLTAWNMSEPHRWRGYAAAPVSDRVLLLLTMTLTVLVDLTVAIGVGVAVGLAIRLRRRDIPEAKWTPPRR